A genomic window from Streptomyces sp. NBC_01429 includes:
- a CDS encoding TetR/AcrR family transcriptional regulator: MNSSQQRDASLRSQVRRSELIATGRKLFAHTSYDALSMDDIAQHAGVAKGLIYYYFKNKRGYYLAIVEDSVAELVSLAAGGNELPRTQRVQRTVEAYLRFAQENEAAYRTIITGGVGFDTQVQEIRDAVRTGLVATVAEGAYGHHDIPPIARLALLGWLSSVEWLTLEWLEYKDDVQREVPRDLLVRMLRHTLNTIEEFAPECPAPPPDLQWRPFTGLTALNGESGA, from the coding sequence TCCGAACTCATCGCGACCGGACGGAAGTTGTTCGCCCACACCTCGTACGACGCGCTGTCGATGGATGACATCGCCCAGCACGCCGGGGTCGCCAAAGGGCTGATCTACTACTACTTCAAGAACAAGCGCGGCTACTACCTCGCCATCGTCGAGGATTCGGTCGCGGAACTCGTCTCGCTCGCGGCCGGCGGAAACGAACTCCCGCGCACCCAGCGCGTCCAGCGCACGGTCGAGGCGTATCTGCGCTTCGCCCAGGAGAACGAGGCCGCCTACCGGACCATCATCACGGGCGGGGTCGGCTTCGACACCCAGGTGCAGGAGATCCGGGACGCCGTGCGCACGGGGCTGGTCGCGACGGTCGCCGAGGGCGCCTACGGCCATCACGACATCCCGCCGATCGCCCGGCTCGCGCTGCTCGGCTGGCTCAGCAGCGTGGAGTGGCTGACGCTGGAATGGCTGGAGTACAAGGACGACGTCCAGCGTGAGGTGCCCCGGGACCTGCTGGTGCGGATGCTGCGGCACACGCTGAACACGATCGAGGAGTTCGCCCCCGAGTGCCCGGCACCACCGCCCGACCTCCAATGGCGCCCGTTCACCGGCCTGACGGCCCTGAACGGCGAGAGCGGCGCGTAG